ttccaaCCTCCCtcctgatttcttcttcttttttttttttttttttttgaggaagactggccctgagctgacatctgtgcccatcttcctctattttatatgtgggacgcctgccacagcatggcttgataagtggtacatagatctgcacccgggatttgaaccagcgaaccctgggctgccgaagcagagggaGTGagtttaactgctgcaccaccaggctggcccccctccTGATTTCTTCTTGACAAATTGGTTGTTTaagtgtgtgttgtttaatttccagatatttgtgaatttttccgTTTGccttgttactgatttctagtttccttttcattgtgatcagagaagatactttatatgatttcaatcttttaaaatttattgagatttattttgtggCCTCACATGTGGTCTAATCTGGAGAATGTCCCACGGGAACTTaagaagaaggtgtattctgcttGGAGTGGAAGGTTGTGTGTATATCTGTTAGGTCGAGTTAGTTTATAGTGTTCTTCAAGTCCTCCATTTCGTTACTGATCTTGGATGGAGtagttcttttatttcattttttattggaGGAAATGGTTTATTGAAGTCCCCAATTATTATTTTAGAACTACAACTGTCTTTCTTCAGTTCTGTCGATTTTTAGTTCATATACTTTGGAGGTCTGTGGCTAGGTGCATATACGTTTAAAATTCTCATATCTTCTTGCTATGTTGACCCTTTCATCAATATTTAATGGCCTTATTTGTCTTTTACAACAATTTTTTGATTcagagtctattttgtctgatgttattATACTCTTCCGGCTcccttttggttactgtttccaTGAAATgccttttcccatccttttcctttcaatctatttgtatctttgggTATAAAGTGAGTGAACTTACTCAGGAAGAAATCGACAAGCTGAACAGACATAAAATAAGTAACGAGATGACATGGGtcatcaaaaacttccccaaaaacaagcccaggaccagatgtcttcaaTGCTGAATTGTACTAAACATTTACAGAACTATGAACACCAATCCATCTCAAACTCCTTCAAAAATCAGAGTAAGAGGAACACtccctaacttattctatgaggtcagcattctCCTGACGTCAAAGCCAcacagaaacaaaccaaaaagccCTACACACCAATATTCCTTCTGAAGGtaaaaagtcctcaacaaaatacaatCAAGCCAAAAGcagcagtatattaaaaggattcTCCATCACAACCAAGTGGGATGTGTCCCAGGAAGGCAAGAGTGACTCGATACAcgaaaaccaatcaatgtaacGTGCCATAGtaacagaatgaagggggaaATCATGTGATCGTCTCAATCGATGCAGAAAAAAGCCAACACtcactcatgataaaaacactcaacaaactatcaatagaagggaacttcctcaacatacTAGAGGGCAtcatgaaaaacccacagctaacgtcaTGCTCAATGGTGAGACTGAAAGCTCTCAccctaaggtcaggaacaagacaaaggtgacCACTTTCATcacttgtattcaacattgtactggaagttctagccagagcagctgggcaagaaaaagaaataaaagacatccaacttaacaaggaagaaacaaacttactacaaagctacagtaatcgaaACAGTGGCACTGGCATAAGGATACacatacagatcaatgaaacaaaattgagagtccagaaataaacccatgcatctatggtcaactgatttttaacaagagGGGAGGCCCTCTCCAGTCCTTGGGCCACATCCTCCTTGTTGCCCTCAGCCGACATTGGGACCATCAAGTTTACAGAGCCTGCCCAGGAAGGGCCGTCCTCACGTTGTCTTGTCCCCAAAACAGGCACCTCGGCCACTTGTCCCCCAGTCACAGGCCAGGCCAGCTGGCCCAGGTCCGGACGTGCACACAGAGCCTGGACCCACATGGAGTGCGTCCCCATGGGCCCAGAGCCACTGTCACCAGGCGTCCTGACATATGACCCGCCCCGTGGAAGCTGGAGGGTCAGCCACAGGGAGGCTGCTCCTTCTGGCAGGTGTCCCTGCAGGGCAGACTCAGGACTGGGACAGCAGCCCTGCCCAGCATGGTCCACGTTTTACGAGTGGAGGCAGGACATCTCATAACACTGGACCGGCCATAATGAAGGCCTTCACAGTGCAAAACACCAACAAGGAAGGGAGGGTATGCGGCCTCCTGCTGGGACAACACACACCCCAGAGGGATATAAAAGCCACAGCCCCTGGCaccatgcacactcacacacacactccaccctcctccagccccaccgcCCCACCATGGCCGCCTCCACCCTGTCCGTCTGTTCCAGCGACCTCAGCTATGGCAGCCGGGTCTGCCAGCCAGGTTCCTGGGACTCCTGCCCTGACTCCTGGCAGGTGGACGACGGCCCAGAGAGCTGCTGCGAGCCCCCCTGCTGCGCCCCCAGCTGCTGCGTCCCGGCCCCCTGCCTGACGCTCGTCTGCACCCCTGCCAGCTGTGTGTGCAGCCCCTGCCAGGCAGCCTGCACCAGCTCCTGCACGCCCTCGTGCTGCCAGCAGTCTAGCTGCCAGCCCTCCTGCTgtgcctcctccccctgccagcagGCCTGCTGCGTGCCCGTCTGTTGCACCCCTGTCTGCTGCACCCCTGTGTGCTGTGTGCCCGTCTGCTCTGGGGCCTCCCCCTGTTCAGACCCCTCGTGCTGCCAGCAGTCTAGCTGCCAGCCCTCCTGCTgcacctcctccccctgccaacAGGACTGCTGCGAGCCCATCTCCTGCACACCCGTCTGCTGCAAGCCCGTGTGCTGTGTGCCTGTCTGCTCTGGGGCCTCCCCCTGCCCAGGTCCCTCATGCTGtcagcccagcccctgctccccgtCCTGCTGCAGACCCTCCTCCTGCGTGTCCCTCATCTGCCGCCCCGTGTGCAGGCCCACCTGCTGCGTGCCCGTCCCCTCCTGCTGCAGCCCCACCTCCTGCCAGCCCAGCTGCTGCCGCCCAGCCTCCAGCGTGTCCCTGCTCTGCCGGCCTGTGTGCAAACCCTCTTCCTGAGTGTCCCTGCTCTGCCGCCCCACGTGCTCCCACGTGGCCCGCTGCGGCCCCGCCTCGGCCCAGAATTCCTGCTGCTGAGCAGCTCCGGCTCCTGCCTCTCAAGCTGCTGTCTCTGCTCCTGAGCACAGGTCCCTCCCAAGAGCCCGACCCTCAGATgccaagatctctctctctctgttgggGATTTGCACACCCCACCGCCGTCCCATTCTGAGAAGAGATGACCCGCAGATCCCTCAAGGCAGGGACCTGGGGGACCCGGGAGCCTCCTGTGCGGATTGGTTGCCGGCATTCGGTGTGACAAACGTCCATGGCTATAATCAATACAACGTCTGTGTCAGGAAATCTGGCCCTCtgtgtcttctttcctcctcctgagccccccaccccccgcggCCACTCCCCACATGGGCAGCGGGTCCCCATCTGATAGAACCAGACAGTGAAGACGTGGTCTCAAACCCAGGTTCAAACAGCTGAGGGACACTGAGAGCTGACAGCGGTCGCATCTGCCTGCTCTGTCCCCTGCTCcgccctgcagccccctcccgcTGTGGGGAGCCCTCCAAGGCTGGCCCCCAAGGCGGGCGTGGGTGCAGGAGGCTTGGACCCCGAGGGGCCTCGGGCCTCCTGTGTACACCGTCCCCTGCCCATGCAGTGTGCAGCTGAGTGGGGAGCAGCAGAAACCTCGTGTGGTTGGGGATCCTACTGACGCCCCTTGGAGAGAGGTGCCCACAGAGAGGGGGAGCACATGTGTGCTGGTCCTGCACAGGCCTGAGGCCGACCCCTGCATGCGCTGACACATCCGGAAGTTCCCATGGGTCCCAAAAGGGGCATGGATGTCAGTTCCCACATTACTCGTTCTGCTCAAGGTTTCAAGGTCTGATTGAGGAGGCCCAGAGCAAAAAGTCACCTTGTGAACAAATCCATGGGATAGTGGGGGAGGATGAGCCTTCAGTCTCAGTGGGCCACCAGGGGTACCAGTCAGTCTGACCAGGTCAGCACTGGATGTCTACTTATACCCTAGGCCTCTGATGGAAGAGGGGCCCACTCACAGGCCTGGGGTTGGCCTTTCTCTGTGAACTTGGGCTCTGCCTGTGTCACAGCGAGTGTCAGTCGGACTGGGATTCTCAGATTGGACTCTCCTGTCCCCTTGTTCCCAGGGGACCACAGATGCCACGGATCCACAGGGAGCCCCAGCACCGCCAGGCAGGTGGGCAAAGGAGGGGCCGGTGTGGTTTTGCAGCTTTGAGCTGACTCCCCGTCaggagttgaattgtgtcctcctcaAAAAAGAGATGTTGGTATCCTAACCCCCAGCACTATGACCctgatcttatttggaaacagtGTCTTTACAAATGTGATCAAGGTAAAATGAGGGCGGGGGCGGTGAAAAACAGGACACTGTGGACACAGAGACGGGCACAGAGGGCAGACGCtgtaaagatggaggcagaggtcagGGTGATGCCAAGGGATGGCAAAGCCACCAGCAAACCTCGAAGCAGGAGAGGACGGTGTGACCAGGCACCAGGAAAGGAAAGGCTTAGCAACAATCTCATCCATAACTAAACACAGTCTGTCAGATGCTTTCCAGACAAGGAAACACAAAATGTGCTGTTTTTCAGAAGCTCATGTCGTTTCTGCAGCTGTTGCCATCCTAAGTGAAACTTACACAGTTGCAGGAGGACCCCACAAACTGCTCCAGCTCTAAGCATCCAGGAGTTGCCTTACACCTGCTGTGTAGTGGCTTCTTGCACGAGCTGGCTGTGTAAGGGCCTGCACATGCGCCGTGAGCGGGCCCAGTTGTTACGCAGTTGTAACACATCCTCTGCGCTCTGGTGTATAAAACCTCCGACTGCACTAAGCTGAGGGGCGGGGGGCACCGCTGTGGAGCCATCCCTTGTGCCCCCCATTTGCTTGGACAAGCAACAGACCTTTTCTCTTCACCCGCCTcagccttggttgtgctttttggCTCCACGCTCACCAAGAGATGGATGGACCACTTGAGTTCAGTTACAACGGGACAGACTCCCTCAccgccctcagaaggaaccagcctgcCACGCCCTGCTCTCGGACTCTGGCCCCGGACTGTGGGGGATAAAGTTCTGTTGTTTCAGTCACCAGGTCGGGGCACTTTGTTGCCTGAACTCCGGGAAGTTACTACACATCCCCCGACTCCAGCCCCTAAAGAGGGTGGCGAGGCCAAGAGGAGGGTGTCTGGGGATGATGAGGTCAGGAGTTCAGGCCTGCAGGTGCCGGGGGTCAGGAGAGCATTTCCTTGGAAAGAGCTGTGCCATGACCCCCAGCCTTCCAAGGGGCAGGGACTGTGGCTGTTATGTCCTCAGCTGCCAAGGGAGGAGGGGCTCCCAGGGGATCACCAGGAGGGTGGCAGAGTTCCTGCAGGGAGGGCCCAGGGAGGGCCACCACGGCCTCAGTCCGAGTCAGCCCAGAATCTGTGCTGGACGctctgggtggtggtggggtggaCTAAGGGCGATGCTGCTGAGTGTCCCCATAGGTCTGATGTGGACCCTCGGGAGAGAGGATGGGGGACTGAGGCTGGGGAAGAGCCTGGAGCCGGGCAGACCTGGACAGAAGGAGCTCCAGCTGCCAAGCACCCGAGAAAGGAAGGCCCAGCTAGAGCGAGGCCGCCTCCCTGGTTGGGGCCAAGGGGCTGCGCTGCAGCAGGAAGAGCCCATGCAGGAAGGATGGGCTGGAAGACCCCGCAGCAGGGCAAGGAGCAGCCAGCCTCACAGCCCGCATGGGGCGCCCGCCTTCCTTCCCTCGGCAGCTCCCGCCTCCTCCTACCTGGCGGTCAGGGCTGCAGGTGGCAGGACCACGGAGGGAGGGTGAGAATCGGAGGCTGTGCCACAGAGAAGTTGGGTGGGTCCTGTGGCACCTGTGACAAAGGACCACGAATGTGGTggctaaaacaacacaaatttatcatctcacagcaAGAGGCCACCTTTGAGTGGTCAGCTGCCTGGTCTCGGCCACATGGTAAGCTGGGCCTGCTCTGCAGAGAAGGAACTTTCCAGAATCCTTAGGAAACCACCCCTGGGGAAGCAGTTAGGGAAAGACACTGAGGAGAGACGTCGCACATATTGGGACAAGTGTCCACTCTGGTGTTTATTAGACCTTTGATGCTGGAGGCTGCAGAATGTGCACACGCCGCACCAGTCAGTGTGAGTGCCAGGTGGATGACCTGGGCTGCTGTCAGGGGACACTGGGGGGTGAGCCCCTCAGCCTGGCTGGCTGGGATGGAGCAGCCTTGCTGCAAGGTGGTCTAGTTGGGTCCAGAAGGTCTGAAGTGGATGAGGACAGGGGCGTCTCATAGGAGTTCCGAGCTGGCTGCTTCCGACCCCACACATAAAGGGAGGCCATAAGCTCAGGAGCAGCAAGGGGTACAAGAGGGGACAGATCTGCAGACCAGGGTGGAGCAGGAGGGCTGGCAGCACCCGGAGGACTGGCAGGAGGGGGCCAGGTNNNNNNNNNNNNNNNNNNNNNNNNNNNNNNNNNNNNNNNNNNNNNNNNNNNNNNNNNNNNNNNNNNNNNNNNNNNNNNNNNNNNNNNNNNNNNNNNNNNNNNNNNNNNNNNNNNNNNNNNNNNNNNNNNNNNNNNNNNNNNNNNNNNNNNNNNNNNNNNNNNNNNNNNNNNNNNNNNNNNNNNNNNNNNNNNNNNNNNNNNNNNNNNNNNNNNNNNNNNNNNNNNNNNNNNNNNNNNNNNNNNNNNNNNNNNNNNNNNNNNNNNNNNNNNNNNNNNNNNNNNNNNNNNNNNNNNNNNNNNNNNNNNNNNNNNNNNNNNNNNNNNNNNNNNNNNNNNNNNNNNNNNNNNNNNNNNNNNNNNNNNNNNNNNNNNNNNNNNNNNNNNNNNNNNNNNNNNNNNNNNNNNNNNNNNNNNNNNNNNNNNNNNNNNNNNNNNNNNNNNNNNNNNNNNNNNNNNNNNNNNNNNNNNNNNNNNNNNNNNNNNNNNNNNNNNNNNNNNNNNNNNNNNNNNNNNNNNNNNNNNNNNNNNNNNNNNNNNNNNNNNNNNNNNNNNNNNNNNNNNNNNNNNNNNNNNNNNNNNNNNNNNNNNNNNNNNNNNNNNNNNNNNNNNNNNNNNNNNNNNNNNNNNNNNNNNNNNNNNNNNNNNNNNNNNNNNNNNNNNNNNNNNNNNNNNNNNNNNNNNNNNNNNNNNNNNNNNNNNNNNNNNNNNNNNNNNNNNNNNNNNNNNNNNNNNNNNNNNNNNNNNNNNNNNNNNNNNNNNNNNNNNNNNNNNNNNNNNNNNNNNNNNNNNNNNNNNNNNNNNNNNNNNNNNNNNNNNNNNNNNNNNNNNNNNNNNNNNNNNNNNNNNNNNNNNNNNNNNNNNNNNNNNNNNNNNNNNNNNNNNNNNNNNNNNNNNNNNNNNNNNNNNNNNNNNNNNNNNNNNNNNNNNNNNNNNNNNNNNNNNNNNNNNNNNNNNNNNNNNNNNNNNNNNNNNNNNNNNNNNNNNNNNNNNNNNNNNNNNNNNNNNNNNNNNNNNNNNNNNNNNNNNNNNNNNNNNNNNNNNNNNNNNNNNNNNNNNNNNNNNNNNNNNNNNNNNNNNNNNNNNNNNNNNNNNNNNNNNNNNNNNNNNNNNNNNNNNNNNNNNNNNNNNNNNNNNNNNNNNNNNNNNNNNNNNNNNNNNNNNNNNNNNNNNNNNNNNNNNNNNNNNNNNNNNNNNNNNNNNNNNNNNNNNNNNNNNNNNNNNNNNNNNNNNNNNNNNNNNNNNNNNNNNNNNNNNNNNNNNNNNNNNNNNNNNNNNNNNNNNNNNNNNNNNNNNNNNNNNNNNNNNNNNNNNNNNNNNNNNNNNNNNNNNNNNNNNNNNNNNNNNNNNNNNNNNNNNNNNNNNNNNNNNNNNNNNNNNNNNNNNNNNNNNNNNNNNNNNNNNNNNNNNNNNNNNNNNNNNNNNNNNNNNNNNNNNNNNNNNNNNNNNNNNNNNNNNNNNNNNNNNNNNNNNNNNNNNNNNNNNNNNNNNNNNNNNNNNNNNNNNNNNNNNNNNNNNNNNNNNNNNNNNNNNNNNNNNNNNNNNNNNNNNNNNNNNNNNNNNNNNNNNNNNNNN
The window above is part of the Equus quagga isolate Etosha38 chromosome 21, UCLA_HA_Equagga_1.0, whole genome shotgun sequence genome. Proteins encoded here:
- the LOC124231389 gene encoding keratin-associated protein 10-12-like, translating into MAASTLSVCSSDLSYGSRVCQPGSWDSCPDSWQVDDGPESCCEPPCCAPSCCVPAPCLTLVCTPASCVCSPCQAACTSSCTPSCCQQSSCQPSCCASSPCQQACCVPVCCTPVCCTPVCCVPVCSGASPCSDPSCCQQSSCQPSCCTSSPCQQDCCEPISCTPVCCKPVCCVPVCSGASPCPGPSCCQPSPCSPSCCRPSSCVSLICRPVCRPTCCVPVPSCCSPTSCQPSCCRPASSVSLLCRPVCKPSS